A genomic segment from Actinoplanes sichuanensis encodes:
- a CDS encoding GtrA family protein — translation MTAGALRLYRSSGFRFLLVGGASVVVDAGLLYLLHGLAGLRLEPATALAFLAGFVVNFALNRQWAFSSTGRLRRQLVAYLALVGANLLFTVLLMRALTTLGVMYLVAKVFTTAVLSTVNYFASRKWIFV, via the coding sequence GTGACCGCCGGCGCGCTCAGGTTGTACCGGAGCAGCGGTTTCCGGTTCCTGCTGGTAGGTGGCGCCAGCGTGGTGGTGGACGCCGGCCTGCTCTACCTGCTGCACGGTCTGGCCGGCCTACGCCTGGAGCCGGCCACCGCGCTGGCTTTCCTCGCCGGTTTTGTGGTCAACTTCGCCCTCAACCGGCAGTGGGCCTTCTCCTCGACCGGTCGGCTGCGTCGCCAACTGGTCGCCTATCTCGCGCTGGTGGGCGCAAACCTGCTGTTCACCGTCCTACTGATGCGGGCGCTCACGACACTGGGCGTGATGTACCTGGTGGCCAAGGTGTTCACCACGGCCGTGCTGTCGACGGTCAACTACTTCGCGTCCCGGAAGTGGATCTTCGTCTGA
- a CDS encoding DUF2304 domain-containing protein, with product MTATTGLIMLVVIIELLRRRQLREKYGALWLLVAIAVLPLAFVPTLLDGFTSVLGIASGLSLFLFLSVVFLFLVAVHLSWESSRLEEETRSLSEEIALLRADVAELQESRERVTTP from the coding sequence GTGACCGCGACAACCGGGCTGATCATGCTGGTTGTCATCATCGAGCTGCTGCGGCGGCGGCAACTGCGGGAGAAGTACGGCGCGTTGTGGCTGCTGGTGGCCATTGCCGTGCTCCCGCTGGCGTTCGTACCGACGCTGCTGGACGGGTTCACCTCGGTCCTCGGCATCGCGTCCGGCCTGAGTCTGTTCCTGTTTCTGAGCGTCGTCTTCCTGTTTCTCGTGGCCGTACACCTCTCCTGGGAGAGCAGCCGTCTGGAGGAGGAGACGCGCAGTCTCTCCGAGGAGATCGCGCTTCTCCGGGCGGATGTCGCCGAATTGCAGGAATCGCGGGAGAGAGTGACCACGCCGTGA
- a CDS encoding glycosyltransferase family 2 protein — protein sequence MATDERLLTILPAWNEAESIDAVIKEIHREFPGTDILVVDDCSRDATASVARSAGAKVVRLPYNLGVGGARRLGYRYAVEHGYDIAVQMDADGQHDPRYIRDMVAALADADLVIGARFAGEGEYRVRGPRQWAMKLLSMALSSIAGTRLTDTTSGFRACRGELISFYSTNFPVEYLGDTVDTIVQAKRSGYVIKQIPVSMRPRQGGTPSASPAKAMVYLFRSGLALLLALVRR from the coding sequence ATGGCGACCGATGAGCGACTGCTGACCATCCTGCCCGCCTGGAATGAGGCGGAATCGATCGACGCGGTGATCAAAGAAATTCACCGGGAATTTCCCGGCACCGACATCCTGGTGGTCGACGACTGCTCGCGGGACGCCACCGCGTCGGTGGCCCGGTCGGCCGGCGCGAAGGTGGTGCGGCTGCCCTACAACCTCGGTGTGGGCGGGGCGCGCCGGCTCGGCTACCGCTACGCCGTCGAGCACGGATACGACATCGCCGTGCAGATGGACGCCGACGGACAGCACGATCCGCGGTACATCCGGGACATGGTGGCGGCACTGGCCGACGCGGACCTGGTGATCGGCGCCCGGTTCGCGGGTGAGGGCGAGTACCGGGTCCGCGGCCCGCGGCAGTGGGCGATGAAGCTGCTGTCGATGGCGCTGTCGTCGATCGCCGGCACCCGGCTCACCGACACCACGTCCGGGTTCCGGGCCTGCCGGGGCGAGCTGATCTCCTTCTACTCGACCAACTTCCCGGTCGAGTACCTCGGCGACACGGTCGACACGATCGTCCAGGCCAAGCGGTCCGGATACGTGATCAAGCAGATTCCGGTGTCGATGCGCCCGCGCCAGGGCGGCACACCGAGCGCCTCACCGGCGAAGGCGATGGTCTACCTGTTCCGTTCCGGCCTGGCGCTGCTGCTCGCCCTGGTCCGCCGGTGA
- a CDS encoding sensor histidine kinase, translated as MTTTHADTAPTRSLIGRYLRQLAIDTQYVLLGFPLGLITLVVGITGFAVGIGTAIIWVGLPILVGTLMLSRGFAMTERARIGPVLRRKSSHPIYKSNRGQGFVRRTLGPLTDGQTWLDLVHAIFRFIPNIIGFCFVVVWWAIALGGLTYPLWDWSLPHPPDNYELHELLGFQDTMVNRMLLNFSIGVFFAGTLSWVVRGAALMEAWFARGLLVSVYELRRQVAEAEQARDVAQQQKAAAVSAEAVALRRLERDIHDGPQQRLVRLAMDLGRAEQQFTDDPERARAIVAEALTQTRETLDELRALSRGIAPPILVDRGLQAALTALAGRCTIPVDLDAPEMDRLDPGVESTAYFVVAEALTNVAKHSHASEVQVSVQRIATGLIVTVADDGVGGASLAKGHGLAGLDDRVRAAGGVLAVDSPDDGGTRLTAALPL; from the coding sequence ATGACGACGACACACGCCGACACGGCGCCCACCCGGAGCCTGATCGGTCGCTACCTGCGCCAGCTGGCGATCGACACACAGTACGTGCTGCTCGGTTTCCCGCTCGGCCTGATCACGCTGGTCGTCGGCATCACCGGGTTCGCGGTCGGCATCGGCACCGCGATCATCTGGGTCGGCCTCCCGATCCTGGTCGGCACGCTGATGCTGTCCCGCGGGTTCGCCATGACCGAGCGGGCCCGGATCGGTCCGGTGCTGCGGCGCAAGAGTTCGCACCCGATCTACAAGAGCAACCGTGGCCAGGGCTTCGTCCGCCGTACGCTCGGGCCGCTGACCGACGGGCAGACCTGGCTCGACCTGGTGCACGCGATCTTCCGGTTCATCCCGAACATCATCGGGTTCTGCTTCGTCGTGGTCTGGTGGGCGATCGCCCTGGGCGGTCTCACCTACCCGTTGTGGGACTGGTCGCTGCCGCACCCGCCGGACAACTACGAACTGCACGAGCTGCTCGGCTTCCAGGACACGATGGTCAACCGGATGCTCCTCAACTTCTCCATCGGGGTGTTCTTCGCCGGCACGCTGTCCTGGGTGGTCCGTGGCGCCGCGCTGATGGAGGCGTGGTTCGCCCGTGGCCTGCTGGTCAGTGTGTACGAGCTGCGCCGGCAGGTGGCCGAGGCCGAGCAGGCACGCGATGTGGCCCAACAGCAGAAGGCGGCCGCGGTCTCCGCCGAGGCGGTGGCGCTGCGCAGACTGGAACGCGACATCCACGACGGCCCGCAGCAGCGGCTGGTCCGTCTCGCCATGGACCTGGGCCGGGCCGAGCAGCAGTTCACCGACGACCCGGAGCGGGCCCGGGCGATCGTGGCCGAAGCACTCACCCAGACCCGGGAGACCCTCGACGAGCTGCGCGCCCTGTCCCGCGGCATCGCCCCGCCGATCCTGGTGGACCGCGGTCTGCAGGCGGCGCTGACCGCGCTGGCCGGCCGGTGCACGATCCCGGTCGACCTGGACGCGCCGGAGATGGACCGACTGGACCCGGGTGTCGAGTCGACCGCCTACTTCGTGGTGGCCGAGGCGCTGACCAACGTCGCCAAGCACAGCCACGCCAGTGAGGTGCAGGTCAGCGTGCAGCGGATCGCCACCGGCCTGATCGTGACGGTCGCCGACGACGGGGTGGGCGGGGCGAGCCTGGCCAAGGGGCACGGTCTGGCCGGCCTGGACGACCGGGTGCGGGCGGCCGGCGGAGTCCTCGCGGTGGACAGCCCGGACGACGGCGGCACACGGCTCACGGCGGCGCTGCCCCTCTGA